Below is a genomic region from Nocardioides panacis.
ACCGCGTTCGACAGCATCCGGTCCACCACCGCCGGGTCCACCGGCCGGTCCGCGTAGCGTCTGACCATCTTGCGCTTGCGCACGACGTCCTGGAACTCCATGGAGACGATCATGGCCCCTGTGCCTGACTTCGAGCAGATGTGGCGCGACCTCGCGCCGGTGGGCCGGTCGGCCGGCAGCGGTGGGTACTTCCGCCAGCCGTTCACCAGCGCCGAGCGCGAGGCGACCGCGTGGTTCCTCGAGCAGTGCGCCGCCCGGGGGCTCGACGTGCAGCGCGACCGGTTCGGCAACCTGGTCGCGTGGTGGCGCCCGGACGGCGTGGCCCCGGCCGCTGCGGGGCGGGGCGTGCTGGTCGGGTCGCACCTCGACTCGGTCCTCGACGGCGGTGCGTACGACGGACCGCTCGGCGTGGTCTCGTCGCTGGCTGCCCTCGACGTGCTGCGCGACCGCGGCTTCGCCCCGACCCGCCCGATCGGCGTCGGCGTCTTCGCCGAGGAGGAGGGGTCGCGCTTCGGCCTGGCCTGCCTGGGCTCGCGGCTCGCCACCGGCGCGACGACCTGGGACCGGGCGCGGGTGCTCACCGACCGCGACGGCGTCTCCCTGGAGGACGCCGTGGCCGGCGTGCAGACCGGGGAGGCCGACCTGCTCGCCGAGGTCGGCTGCTTCGTCGAGCTGCACGTCGAGCAGGGCCGCGACCTCGTGGACCGGGACGCGGCCGTCGGCGTGGCCAGCGCGATCTGGCCGCACGGCCGCTACCGCTTCGACTTCACCGGCGAGGCGAACCATGCCGGCACGACGCGGATGGAGGACCGCCGCGACCCGATGCTGACCTACGCCATGACCGTGCTCGCCGCGAACAAGCAGGCCCGGCTCTCGGGGCAGCGCGCGACGTTCGGCCGGGTCGACGTACGCCCGAACGGGACGAACGCCGTGCCGTCGGCGGTCACCGCGTGGCTGGACGCCCGGGCCGAGACCGCCGAGCACCTCGACGCGATGCTCGCCGACGTCGAGCGGCTCGCCCAGGAGCGCGCCGGCCGCGACGGCACCGGGCTGGTGGTGACCGCCGAGTCGGTGTCCGGTCCGGTGCACTTCGACGCCGGCCTGGCCGCCCGGATCGCCGGGCCCGGGTCCTGGCCGGTGATCCCGACCATGGCCGGGCACGACGCCGGCGTGCTGTCCGCGGCCGGTGTGCCCACCGCGATGCTGTTCGTGCGCAACCCGACCGGCGTCTCGCACTCGCCCGACGAGCACGCGGAGACCGCGGACTGCCTGGCCGGGGTCGAGGCGCTCGCGGACACCCTGGAGCGGCTCGCGTGAGCGCCCCCGTGAGCACCTACTGGCTCGAGCGCGCCTGGCTCGGTGACGGTCCGGTGCGCGACGGCGTGCTCGTCGACGTCCTGGACGGACGGTTCACCCGGGTCGTCGAGGGGGCCCCCGGGGACGCGGAACGCCTGCCGGGGTTGACGATCCCCGGTCTCGCGAACTGCCACAGCCATGCGTTCCACCGGGCCCTGCGGGGTCGCACCCAGCGCGAGCGAGGGACGTTCTGGACCTGGCGCGAGCAGATGTACGCCGTCGCCTCGACGCTGACGCCGGACAGCTACTTCGAGCTCGCGCGGGCGACGTACCGGGAGATGGCGGCGGTCGGCATCACCTCCGTGGGCGAGTTCCACTACCTGCACCACGGCCCCGGCGGCACGCCGTACGACGACCCGAACGCGATGTCGCACGCGCTGGTCGAGGCCGCACGCGAGGCCGGGATCCGGATCGCCCTGCTGGACACCTGCTACCTCACCGCCGGCATCGGACGGCCGCCCGAGGGGGTCCAGCTGCGGTTCTCCGACGGCGACGCGGACTCCTGGGCCGCCCGCCTCTCCCGCCGAGCCGTCACCTCTGCGGCGACACCCCGCGAGAACGGCTGCACGAGTGACGGGTCGGCGGTGCGGTGGGGGGGCCGCGATCCATTCCGTGCGGGCCGTCCCCCGCGACCAGATGCCTGTGGTTGCTGCTTGGGCCGAGGAGCACGCGGCGCCGCTGCACGTGCACCTGTCCGAGCAGGTCGCCGAGAACGACGCCTGCGAGGCGGCCTACGGCGCGACCCCCACCGAGGTCCTCGCCCGGGCCGGTGCGCTCGGCCCGCGCACCACCGCCGTGCACGCCACCCACCTGAGCACCTTCGACGTGATCCTGCTCGGCGGCTCCCGCACCCGCGCCTGCTTCTGCCCGACCACCGAGCGCGACCTCGGCGACGGCATCGGCCCGTCCCGCCGGCTGCTCGGGGCCGGCGCCCCCCTCACCCTGGGCTCGGACAGCCACGCGGTCATCGACCTGTTCGAGGAGATGCGGGCCGTGGAGCTCGACGAGCGGCTCGCCACCCGGGAGCGCGGGCACTGGTCGGCCGAGGAGCTGCTCCGCGCCGCGACGTACGACGGGCACGAGTCGCTCGGCTTCGACGAGGTGGGGCGGATCGAGGTCGGGGCCCGCGCGGACCTGGTCACGCTCGACACCGCCAGCGTCCGCACCGCCGGCACCGGCGCCGACACCGGCACCGCGGTGTTCGCCGCCTCGGGTGCCGACGTCGTCCGGGTGCTGCGCGACGGGGTCGACATCACCCCCGACCCGGCCGACCTGGGCGCCGAGCTCGACCGGGTGATCCGTAGGTTGCTGCCATGACGTCCGTCGCGCTGACCGGGATCGGCGAGCTCTCCACGCAGGACGACGAGCTCGGCCTGCTCCACGACGCCGCGCTGGTCGTCGAGCACGGCCGGGTGGCCTGGGTGGGCCCGGCCGCCCAGGCGCCGGCCGCCGACACCGCGCACGACCTCGGCGGCCGGGCCGTGGTCCCCGGGTTCGTCGACTCGCACAGCCACCTGGT
It encodes:
- a CDS encoding allantoate amidohydrolase translates to MAPVPDFEQMWRDLAPVGRSAGSGGYFRQPFTSAEREATAWFLEQCAARGLDVQRDRFGNLVAWWRPDGVAPAAAGRGVLVGSHLDSVLDGGAYDGPLGVVSSLAALDVLRDRGFAPTRPIGVGVFAEEEGSRFGLACLGSRLATGATTWDRARVLTDRDGVSLEDAVAGVQTGEADLLAEVGCFVELHVEQGRDLVDRDAAVGVASAIWPHGRYRFDFTGEANHAGTTRMEDRRDPMLTYAMTVLAANKQARLSGQRATFGRVDVRPNGTNAVPSAVTAWLDARAETAEHLDAMLADVERLAQERAGRDGTGLVVTAESVSGPVHFDAGLAARIAGPGSWPVIPTMAGHDAGVLSAAGVPTAMLFVRNPTGVSHSPDEHAETADCLAGVEALADTLERLA
- a CDS encoding amidohydrolase family protein, yielding MRAVPRDQMPVVAAWAEEHAAPLHVHLSEQVAENDACEAAYGATPTEVLARAGALGPRTTAVHATHLSTFDVILLGGSRTRACFCPTTERDLGDGIGPSRRLLGAGAPLTLGSDSHAVIDLFEEMRAVELDERLATRERGHWSAEELLRAATYDGHESLGFDEVGRIEVGARADLVTLDTASVRTAGTGADTGTAVFAASGADVVRVLRDGVDITPDPADLGAELDRVIRRLLP